A stretch of Alligator mississippiensis isolate rAllMis1 chromosome 14, rAllMis1, whole genome shotgun sequence DNA encodes these proteins:
- the LOC109286242 gene encoding membrane cofactor protein-like isoform X2: MTRRGRLAPRLGLALLPALLLPLLPGSARGDCGPPDRLPYAELADAFKDQTTFPVNSSVQYVCRPGYRRDPSLEAARICRAGSLWSRPEKFCIAKLCGHPGDLPDGSVRIETDLSFGSTVTFSCNEGYRLIGRSSVQCVIDSTGVRWSNRLPECTRIPCLPPPDIENGKHSGEQEDYTYGASVTYKCNDVPRGSVPFSLIGEATIHCSSDAEENGVWSAPAPRCKVVKCAEPAVPNGRRETAYSPNYIYRSRVIMKCLPGYVMIGSDAIECQEDNTWHPELPVCQTTVSVSSASTPTATVLVIAHGRIIDGPKPPYAVGDSITIECDAGYTLHGEAKIQYVGGNQWKPGIPSCHLKEGLSTGVIVTLCIVFGAIAASVAGYCVYKKLHSRKRPHGLTSR; this comes from the exons ATGACACGTCGCGGCCGCCTCGCCCCGCGGCTGGGCCTCGCGCTGCTGCCCGCCCTGCTGTTGCCGCTGCTGCCGGGCTCCGCGCGCG GTGATTGCGGCCCCCCTGACAGGTTACCCTATGCAGAGCTAGCGGATGCGTTTAAAGATCAGACCACCTTCCCTGTTAACAGCTCTGTGCAATACGTTTGTCGCCCAGGATACAGAAGAGACCCTTCCCTGGAAGCCGCTCGAATTTGTCGTGCAGGTTCATTATGGTCACGACCTGAAAAATTTTGTATAG CGAAGCTCTGTGGTCATCCAGGAGACTTGCCAGATGGTTCTGTTCGTATAGAGACTGATCTTAGTTTTGGTTCAACAGTGACATTTTCTTGTAATGAAGG GTACAGATTAATTGGAAGATCATCAGTTCAGTGTGTGATTGATAGCACTGGTGTTCGCTGGAGTAACAGACTTCCAGAGTGTACAC GAATTCCATGTTTACCACCTCCAGACATAGAAAACGGGaagcactctggtgaacaggaaGATTATACCTACGGGGCATCGGTAACTTACAAGTGCAATGATGTGCCGAGAGGTTCGGTCCCTTTCTCACTTATTGGGGAGGCAACTATTCACTGTAGTTCTGATGCAGAAGAAAATGGAGTTTGGAGTGCACCCGCTCCTCGATGCAAAG TGGTCAAGTGTGCAGAGCCAGCAGTTCCAAATGGGAGAAGAGAAACTGCATATTCACCTAACTATATTTATAGAAGCAGAGTTATTATGAAATGCCTTCCTGGCTACGTCATGATTGGAAGCGATGCGATTGAATGCCAAGAGGATAATACCTGGCATCCTGAATTGCCAGTTTGTCAAA CCACTGTCTCAGTTAGCTCAGCCTCAACTCCTACTGCAACTGTCCTGGTCATTGCTCATGGAAGAATAATTGATGGACCAAAGCCGCCATATGCTGTTGGAGATAGCATTACAATTGAATGTGATGCAGGCTACACGCTACATGGGGAAGCTAAGATTCAGTATGTTGGTGGAAATCAGTGGAAGCCGGGAATTCCATCGTGTCACTTAAAGGAGGGGTTAAGTACAG gtGTAATCGTCACCCTCTGTATTGTTTTTG
- the LOC109286242 gene encoding membrane cofactor protein-like isoform X1 codes for MTRRGRLAPRLGLALLPALLLPLLPGSARGDCGPPDRLPYAELADAFKDQTTFPVNSSVQYVCRPGYRRDPSLEAARICRAGSLWSRPEKFCIAKLCGHPGDLPDGSVRIETDLSFGSTVTFSCNEGYRLIGRSSVQCVIDSTGVRWSNRLPECTRIPCLPPPDIENGKHSGEQEDYTYGASVTYKCNDVPRGSVPFSLIGEATIHCSSDAEENGVWSAPAPRCKVVKCAEPAVPNGRRETAYSPNYIYRSRVIMKCLPGYVMIGSDAIECQEDNTWHPELPVCQTTVSVSSASTPTATVLVIAHGRIIDGPKPPYAVGDSITIECDAGYTLHGEAKIQYVGGNQWKPGIPSCHLKEGLSTGVIVTLCIVFGAIAASVAGYCVYKKLHSRKRETACPPATAEYTACKA; via the exons ATGACACGTCGCGGCCGCCTCGCCCCGCGGCTGGGCCTCGCGCTGCTGCCCGCCCTGCTGTTGCCGCTGCTGCCGGGCTCCGCGCGCG GTGATTGCGGCCCCCCTGACAGGTTACCCTATGCAGAGCTAGCGGATGCGTTTAAAGATCAGACCACCTTCCCTGTTAACAGCTCTGTGCAATACGTTTGTCGCCCAGGATACAGAAGAGACCCTTCCCTGGAAGCCGCTCGAATTTGTCGTGCAGGTTCATTATGGTCACGACCTGAAAAATTTTGTATAG CGAAGCTCTGTGGTCATCCAGGAGACTTGCCAGATGGTTCTGTTCGTATAGAGACTGATCTTAGTTTTGGTTCAACAGTGACATTTTCTTGTAATGAAGG GTACAGATTAATTGGAAGATCATCAGTTCAGTGTGTGATTGATAGCACTGGTGTTCGCTGGAGTAACAGACTTCCAGAGTGTACAC GAATTCCATGTTTACCACCTCCAGACATAGAAAACGGGaagcactctggtgaacaggaaGATTATACCTACGGGGCATCGGTAACTTACAAGTGCAATGATGTGCCGAGAGGTTCGGTCCCTTTCTCACTTATTGGGGAGGCAACTATTCACTGTAGTTCTGATGCAGAAGAAAATGGAGTTTGGAGTGCACCCGCTCCTCGATGCAAAG TGGTCAAGTGTGCAGAGCCAGCAGTTCCAAATGGGAGAAGAGAAACTGCATATTCACCTAACTATATTTATAGAAGCAGAGTTATTATGAAATGCCTTCCTGGCTACGTCATGATTGGAAGCGATGCGATTGAATGCCAAGAGGATAATACCTGGCATCCTGAATTGCCAGTTTGTCAAA CCACTGTCTCAGTTAGCTCAGCCTCAACTCCTACTGCAACTGTCCTGGTCATTGCTCATGGAAGAATAATTGATGGACCAAAGCCGCCATATGCTGTTGGAGATAGCATTACAATTGAATGTGATGCAGGCTACACGCTACATGGGGAAGCTAAGATTCAGTATGTTGGTGGAAATCAGTGGAAGCCGGGAATTCCATCGTGTCACTTAAAGGAGGGGTTAAGTACAG gtGTAATCGTCACCCTCTGTATTGTTTTTG